A single region of the Globicephala melas chromosome 12, mGloMel1.2, whole genome shotgun sequence genome encodes:
- the LOC132598234 gene encoding lithostathine-like yields the protein MMSSMGAPSLSWMLLSCLMLLSQVQGEDSQKKLPSARISCPRGSMAYASYCYALFTTPKTWMNANMACQKRSSGELVSVLSGAEGSFVAALVKNNLKTVSDVWIGLHDPTEGSEPNGSGWEWSSTDVLNYVAWETDPSTSSSPGYCGSLSRSSDFLKWRDYNCSVNLPYVCKFKG from the exons ATGATGTCTTCCATGGGCGCCCCCAGCCTGTCCTGGATGCTGCTCTCCTGCCTGATGCTCCTGTCTCAAGTCCAAG GGGAAGATTCCCAGAAGAAACTGCCCTCTGCACGGATCAGCTGTCCGAGAGGCTCCATGGCCTATGCGTCCTACTGCTATGCCTTGTTTACAACACCTAAAACCTGGATGAATGCAAAC ATGGCTTGCCAGAAGAGATCCTCAGGAGAACTTGTGTCTGTGCTCAGTGGGGCTGAGGGATCCTTCGTGGCCGCCCTGGTCAAGAACAACTTGAAAACTGTCTCAGACGTCTGGATTGGGCTCCATGACCCCACAGAG GGCTCTGAGCCCAATGGCAGTGGATGGGAGTGGAGTAGCACTGATGTGCTCAATTACGTTGCCTGGGAGACAGATCCCTCCACCAGCTCATCCCCTGGCTATTGTGGGAGCCTGTCCAGAAGCTCAG ACTTTCTGAAGTGGAGAGATTATAACTGTTCTGTGAACTTACCCTATGTCTGCAAGTTCAAGGGCTAA